The Melitaea cinxia chromosome 22, ilMelCinx1.1, whole genome shotgun sequence genome segment CCTGGCGAGCGAGATCAAGCTGCTGGGGGTCGTCATAGATCACAAACTCACCTTCAACGCCCACGTCGCGAACGTCTGCAGGCGCGCGCTCGCCTTTTATCACCAGCTGGCCCGTGCGGCTAAGGCCAGCTGGGGTCTCCATCCTGAAGTAATCCGCACTATTTACAGGGCGGTGGTTGAGCCCGTGATTTTGTATGCGGCTGCCGTCTGGGCGCCGGCCGTGGACAAGCTCGGTGTTCGCAAGCAGCTGAACGTGGTCCAGCGGGGCTTCGCGCAGAAGCTTTGCAGGGCATACCGAACCACCTCTCTGAACTCTGCATTGTTGCTCGCTGGGATACTCCCCCTCGACCTCCGTGTCCGCGAAGCCGCGAATTTGTACGAGGCGAGACGGGGGGTCCCCCAGCGGGTGATAGGGGATCGAGAGGTGGAGCGGATGTCCTCGGCTCTGCGGTCTCCGCACCCCGCCTCTCATATCGACCTCGAGTTCAAGCGCCTGGCGGACCAAGAACAGTTTACCGCAAACAGCGAGCACGCCTTTAATATCTTCACGGACGGAAGCAAGATTGAGGGCAAAGTGGGCGCGGCGCTGTCCGTATGGGCTGGCGCCGCCGAAACCAAAACCCTCAAGCTTGCTTTGCCGTCTTATTGTACGGTCTACCAGGCGGAACTCTTGGCGATATGTCGGGCGGCACGGATGGCCGCGGACACCTTGGCTGGATCCGTCGGGATTTATTCCGACTCCTTGTCGGCACTGCTCACGCTGGAGAACCCGGTAGCCCCCCATCCCCTAGCCGTTGAAGCGCGGGGACACCTGCGAAGGGCTCTGCTCCGGGACAAACGTGTTAGTTTGTTCTGGATCAAAGCCCACGCAGGGCTGGAGGGCAATGAGCGTGCCGACCATctggccaaggaggctgcgctgaGGTCTAAACGCGCTTTTGACTATGACAGCTGCCCGGTTTCATTCATCAGGCGGAGCATTCGCATGCAATCGCTTGATGAATGGAACCAGCGGTATCGAGCCGGCGAAACGGCTGGTGTCACCAGGGTGTTCTTCCCTGACGCGATAGCCGCGTACAAAATCACGAggaaaataggggtggactggtTTGTCACCCAGGCGTTGACGGGGCATGGCGGATTCTCCGAATACTTGTACCGCTTCAAGTGTAAGGAGAGTccgtcgtgcgtctgcgaccctggGTGCTCCGAGTCCGTCCTCCACGTCCTCCTGGAGTGTCCTGCATTTGCCTACGAGAGGCTTAGATTAGAACACCAAACGGGTGTGCAAATGGTGGAAAGGAACCTGTGTGAAATAATTGCAAACAACACAACTAGAGATCTGTTCCTAcaatattgtgtaaaaatagttaaagcagttaatattagaaataagaattagtaaaattatgttttctggatataattgtatattgtagTATAACATAAGCAAGTAAGATTTAAGTAGGAATAGTATAAGAATTAGAATAGCTTCCAATGTAAAATTAGTTGTAAATTTTCAttagaagtaataataaatgtggAAGAGAATCTGTAAATATAAccttgtaacaaataaaatagtagtaagaaaagtaaataaaatgtaaataaaaattgttgtacCCAAACCCCACTCATTTCCCCAagagtttataattttaagtaatacagAAATAGTAGAAATAGATTAGATTAGATGGGaacccacccagtgtgtgaatgAGGAATGAATGACAGAAAGACCTAGTATGctgaatgaaagtgcgagaggAATACTAGCGAGAACTGGAATGAATGAGTAGAGTAGGACAGTCTCACACCTACGTGTGGGGgtctagataaaaaaaaaaaaaaaaaaaaaaaaaaaaaaaaaaaaaaaaaaaaaaaaaaaaaaaacctaacctaacctaacctaacctaacctaacctaacctaacctaacctaacctaacctaacctaacctaacctaacctaaccttatatatattctttattgcactttaaaaaaacataattacaagtcatttttacaaagaatgttggcaagggcgaacttatctctgtaagagatctctaccagtctacccatggtggtgagagaagatgttatcgcgggactcataagtGCATTTGTGATAAAGTGGAAAAAAACTGCGTTTTGTTTATACTGCGTGTGcagatttcttttatttgtcATGTTGTCAAATAGAGACGCGGcgagtagtttttgaattatccACTGTAATTTCTGTTGtcattttatgtaaattgaattattacgcttcgcttcagcctgtcatATCCCACTGCTCTTGTTATAgtcctctttccccgtgtaagaGCAGGACCGAGGAAGGATAGgaaatagaataaattattattttgtattaatttttatattaaaaggtCAATAAACAATGGATCCTATAATAAGCctgtctttattatttaatggaagACTGAATATTGAATCTTAACAATATAGTAGTCTAAGTATTTGAGAGCTATTGTAATAAAggattctattctattctacgAGTACGAAGACATTGTactacaattacaataataccCTTTTGTTACTTCAAGATTTATTGTTACTCGTGTACACAGattagcttaaaaaaaatatgtttttgtaagGGTTTTAAAAAACTCTTAGCTGTCTTTAAATAAAAGAAGGTTCAGCGTTTGTTAGTAGGtacgtattatttgtatgtacatattttatatagtaaggagacaaacaagcgtacggcccacttACTGGCGGTTAGCGTACTCTATGCTTGCAGCACCATAAGCGTACCCCCAATCaccgccaggagctctggctccTTTGGTAACCATTGGAACACAACAATGTTTGAAAGCAGGATCATTTAGTTGTGATTTTTTGTAAGGTGGAGGTACACGTGGACGTGcacttttaatttgtaagatagAAATGTTTTGATCGCAAATGGTGTAAAGATGTAAATCTGTATTGTTTATACTATTTAGTAAGTTAAAGAACCCAGCTATTACTAAGGTTAATATTAGCTTCAGTTATTAACAagttgaaacaaacaaacaaatattagaactttattttattaatacagtGGCTGAgctccgcggtttcacacgcattAATTTGTGAACAAAAAAGCACATTACCCTTCCTTGGTAAATGAACTatctaacataaaaattaataattttttaaattgaagtgAAAGAAATTTTCGAATCGgttcaatagtttcggagcctattcaatgcaaacaaacaaacaatcaaatatttcctatttataatatcagtatagatatattttatacgaatatttaataaataaaactattacttTCATGTAACATCACAATATTATCAAGGGACATTTACTAAACAAGCTCTTATTTTTTCCATTTAAGTAAAATCCAGATTGCCCAAGAAACGGTTGAGATAACGCAACGCTGTCACATTTCAGCTTTAAGTAATATATCATTTTAGCTTTGAAAAAGTTTTACGAGAAAAACTCTTTC includes the following:
- the LOC123664615 gene encoding uncharacterized protein LOC123664615; the encoded protein is MVVTRKLKYDTPRLHMGGVDIVLASEIKLLGVVIDHKLTFNAHVANVCRRALAFYHQLARAAKASWGLHPEVIRTIYRAVVEPVILYAAAVWAPAVDKLGVRKQLNVVQRGFAQKLCRAYRTTSLNSALLLAGILPLDLRVREAANLYEARRGVPQRVIGDREVERMSSALRSPHPASHIDLEFKRLADQEQFTANSEHAFNIFTDGSKIEGKVGAALSVWAGAAETKTLKLALPSYCTVYQAELLAICRAARMAADTLAGSVGIYSDSLSALLTLENPVAPHPLAVEARGHLRRALLRDKRVSLFWIKAHAGLEGNERADHLAKEAALRSKRAFDYDSCPVSFIRRSIRMQSLDEWNQRYRAGETAGVTRVFFPDAIAAYKITRKIGVDWFVTQALTGHGGFSEYLYRFKCKESPSCVCDPGCSESVLHVLLECPAFAYERLRLEHQTGVQMVERNLYDHNPTSKSKINYRKGNHD